From a region of the Papilio machaon chromosome 26, ilPapMach1.1, whole genome shotgun sequence genome:
- the LOC106716348 gene encoding lipase 1 yields MALRAQVVSKFIWGTSLLLLAAALFLLPAELSNDAKSYLQYPKDSYLNFTTRTTKHGYITEEHTVTTEDGYLLTVFHLRSGKKHPGAVRRPPVVMMHGLLMSSDTWLDAGPDAALAYLLADAYFDLWLGNVRGNYYGRRHTKLDPQKDSEFWDFSTDEMGLYDVPATIDYVLNKTGADQVNYIGFSQGAGAFLIMCSELPDHCGKARSLIALAPATRLKYTKSLLVKLTVSQLKAYESALSAIGIKEVFSRGGFGQEILSFLCKYSIFTNVVCEKVIAIVDSDHAGSIKPKTLRALYGHFPAGTSVRTMARYGQALLSEGYRKYDHGETNNMKVYGTPTAPFHNLSAVRVPTYILHGNNDRLVDPADVRWLADRLPHVLERAEIDDPMWNHLDFMYSQHIRKLVLPKVLQYLAKYNEVDLAKQSERTMENLQ; encoded by the coding sequence ATGGCGCTGCGTGCGCAGGTCGTCAGCAAATTCATCTGGGGCACCTCGTTGCTGTTGCTCGCGGCCGCACTGTTCCTGCTGCCCGCGGAGCTCAGCAATGACGCCAAGTCCTATCTACAGTACCCCAAAGATTCCTACCTAAACTTTACAACTCGAACCACTAAGCATGGGTATATCACCGAGGAGCATACGGTGACCACGGAAGACGGGTATCTCCTTACCGTGTTCCACTTGCGCAGCGGGAAGAAGCACCCCGGAGCGGTGCGGCGGCCGCCGGTTGTCATGATGCACGGCCTCCTCATGAGCTCCGATACGTGGCTGGATGCAGGGCCCGACGCCGCGCTGGCCTACCTCCTAGCCGACGCCTACTTCGACCTCTGGCTTGGCAACGTGCGTGGCAACTACTACGGTAGGAGACATACGAAGCTAGATCCACAAAAAGATTCCGAGTTTTGGGATTTCTCCACCGACGAAATGGGACTGTACGATGTACCGGCTACAATAGACTACGTGCTGAATAAAACGGGTGCGGATCAAGTGAATTATATAGGATTTTCCCAGGGCGCCGGCGCATTTCTGATCATGTGCTCGGAGCTGCCGGACCACTGCGGCAAGGCGCGCTCGCTCATCGCACTCGCCCCCGCCACTAGACTGAAGTACACCAAATCGCTTTTGGTTAAACTTACCGTGAGTCAGCTAAAAGCGTACGAAAGCGCGCTCAGTGCGATCGGTATCAAGGAAGTGTTTTCCCGAGGCGGCTTCGGACAAGAGATTCTATCGTTCCTCtgtaaatatagtatttttacGAACGTTGTTTGCGAGAAAGTGATAGCGATAGTGGATTCAGATCACGCAGGATCTATAAAGCCGAAGACGTTGAGAGCGTTGTACGGACACTTCCCTGCGGGCACTTCGGTGCGGACGATGGCGCGCTACGGCCAGGCCCTGCTCAGCGAGGGCTACAGGAAGTATGATCATGGAGAGACAAACAACATGAAAGTGTACGGCACACCGACTGCGCCATTCCACAACTTAAGCGCCGTTCGCGTCCCCACGTACATACTACACGGCAACAACGACCGCCTGGTCGACCCCGCGGACGTGCGTTGGCTGGCTGACCGCCTGCCCCACGTGCTGGAGCGGGCTGAGATCGATGACCCAATGTGGAACCACCTAGACTTCATGTACAGTCAGCATATCAGGAAGCTAGTTCTGCCGaaagttttacaatatttggCGAAGTACAATGAGGTCGACCTTGCAAAACAATCCGAGCGCACGATGGAAAATTTACAATGA
- the LOC106716445 gene encoding lipase 3 — MELGIPVGCNAGIVDPHSVDSMAFRSAVTKSVVVGVCLVCVGHVLQLHTRLLSDDAKHALGYPPDSLLNFTERSARYGYPAEEHRLLTQDGYILTVFRMAGTRRDGGAGAPPVILMHGLLQSADAWLDAGPGAGLAYLIADAGHDLWLGNVRGNYYSRDHVRLRPDTDPQFWDFSVDEIGLYDVPATIDYVLNYTKADKVNYVGFSQGAGTFFIMCSERPDYCDKVGVLVALAPAARHTNTKSLPYKVLAKTINSMEYVLNLCGMQEVFSKGALSQEFMAFFCQFHWISELVCGTAEAMFDSFHPGSIRKETLKVLFGHFPAGTSTHNMARYGQSMNSDRFQKFDYGRSNNIKLYGSHEPPSYNLSAVSAPAVVLYGENDHLVDERDVSWLLERLPNVLEAVRVSDPLWNHLDVTYSHLTNHSIFPKINDYLLKYSNDCQFY; from the coding sequence ATGGAGCTGGGCATTCCGGTCGGCTGTAACGCCGGCATCGTCGACCCGCATTCAGTTGACAGCATGGCGTTCCGAAGCGCGGTGACTAAGAGCGTTGTGGTCGGCGTGTGCCTCGTGTGCGTGGGACACGTGCTGCAGCTGCACACGCGCCTGCTCAGCGACGACGCCAAGCACGCGCTGGGCTACCCCCCGGATTCCCTACTCAACTTTACCGAGCGCAGCGCGCGCTACGGCTATCCGGCTGAGGAGCACCGACTGCTCACGCAAGACGGGTACATTCTGACCGTGTTCCGTATGGCAGGCACTAGGAGGGACGGTGGCGCCGGGGCGCCTCCTGTCATTCTGATGCACGGCTTGCTGCAGAGCGCAGATGCCTGGCTGGATGCAGGCCCGGGCGCTGGCCTGGCGTACCTCATAGCGGACGCCGGCCACGATCTCTGGCTGGGCAACGTGCGCGGCAACTACTACTCCCGCGACCACGTCCGCCTGCGCCCCGATACAGACCCCCAGTTCTGGGACTTCTCCGTCGACGAGATAGGCCTCTACGACGTGCCCGCCACCATTGACTACGTCTTAAACTACACCAAAGCGGATAAGGTTAATTACGTTGGATTTTCCCAAGGTGCAGGGACGTTCTTCATCATGTGTTCCGAAAGACCAGATTATTGTGATAAAGTCGGGGTTCTCGTCGCCTTAGCACCGGCCGCTCGACACACAAATACAAAATCTTTGCCTTATAAGGTTTTAGCGAAGACCATTAATTCCATGGAATATGTACTAAACCTGTGTGGTATGCAGGAAGTGTTTTCGAAAGGTGCGCTCAGTCAAGAGTTCATGGCGTTTTTCTGCCAATTCCACTGGATTTCGGAATTAGTTTGCGGCACCGCCGAGGCGATGTTCGATTCGTTTCATCCGGGTTCGATACGAAAGGAAACTTTGAAAGTGCTTTTCGGACATTTTCCAGCCGGGACGTCAACTCATAATATGGCTCGGTACGGACAGAGTATGAACAGTGatagatttcaaaaattcgaTTATGGTAgatctaataatattaaattatacggTTCACATGAGCCTCCCTCGTACAATTTGAGTGCAGTGAGTGCGCCGGCGGTCGTTCTGTACGGTGAGAATGACCATTTAGTCGACGAGAGAGATGTGAGTTGGTTGCTGGAGCGACTGCCCAATGTATTGGAGGCGGTCAGAGTGAGTGATCCGCTGTGGAACCACCTCGACGTCACCTACAGTCACCTTACAAACCATAGCAtatttcctaaaataaatgattatttacTCAAATATAGTAATGATtgtcaattttattag
- the LOC106716449 gene encoding lipase 1, translating to MASRGAVTTSVMLGVCLVCVGHVLRLPARLLSDDAKRALGYPPDSLLNFTERSARYGYSAEEHHLRTQDGYILTVFRMARTRGSGDAGAPPIILMHGLLQSADAWLDAGPGAGLAYLIADAGHDLWLGNVRGNYYSRDHVRLRPDTDPQFWNFSVDEIGLYDVPATIDYVLNYTKADKVIYIGFSQGAGTYFIMCSERPDYCNKAKLLITLAPAARQTNTKSVPYRALAQSITKLESVLTASGIQEVFTKGALSQEFLAFFCPLNWISELICATGEALLDSFHPGSISNETLRVLFGHFPAGTSVHNMARYGQSMQSERFEKFDYGKSKNLELYGSVRPPEYNLSAVTLPVTVLYGESDHLVDTEDIAWLLRRLPNVVEAVKVSDPLWNHLDVTYSSLTKETIFPKISDYLFQYSDK from the coding sequence ATGGCGTCCCGTGGCGCGGTGACTACGAGCGTGATGCTCGGCGTGTGCCTCGTGTGCGTGGGGCACGTGCTGCGGCTTCCCGCGCGACTGCTCAGCGACGACGCGAAGCGTGCGCTGGGCTATCCCCCGGACTCCCTGCTCAACTTCACCGAGCGCAGCGCGCGTTACGGCTACTCGGCCGAGGAGCATCACCTTCGCACGCAGGACGGTTACATTCTGACCGTGTTCCGCATGGCCAGAACCAGGGGAAGTGGCGACGCGGGGGCGCCCCCCATCATTCTTATGCACGGCCTGCTACAGAGTGCTGACGCGTGGCTGGACGCAGGCCCAGGCGCTGGCCTCGCGTATCTCATAGCGGACGCCGGCCACGACCTCTGGCTAGGCAACGTGCGCGGCAATTACTACTCCCGCGACCACGTCCGCCTGCGCCCCGATACAGATCCCCAGTTCTGGAACTTCTCCGTCGACGAGATAGGTCTCTACGATGTGCCCGCCACCATTGACTACGTCTTGAACTACACCAAGGcagataaagtaatttatataggATTTTCACAAGGTGCGGGGACGTATTTTATCATGTGCTCGGAAAGACCAGATTATTGTAACAAAGCAAAATTACTAATAACTTTAGCGCCGGCCGCTCGGCAAACAAACACTAAATCGGTCCCTTACAGAGCACTCGCTCAAAGTATCACCAAACTGGAAAGTGTTCTGACAGCCTCTGGCATCCAGGAGGTGTTTACCAAAGGTGCACTCAGCCAAGAATTCCTCGCGTTTTTCTGTCCGCTCAATTGGATTTCCGAATTAATTTGCGCCACTGGTGAAGCTCTGTTGGACTCGTTTCATCCGGGCTCGATCAGCAACGAGACGCTGCGGGTTCTGTTCGGACACTTTCCTGCCGGCACTTCTGTGCACAACATGGCCCGTTACGGCCAGAGTATGCAAAGTGAGAGATTCGAAAAATTTGACTATGGTAAGTCGAAAAATTTGGAGTTATATGGAAGTGTTCGACCTCCGGAATACAACCTAAGTGCAGTGACATTGCCAGTAACAGTGCTGTATGGAGAGAGCGACCACCTGGTTGACACAGAAGACATCGCGTGGCTGCTGCGCCGGCTGCCCAATGTGGTCGAGGCGGTCAAAGTGAGTGACCCTCTCTGGAATCACTTAGATGTTACCTATAGTAGTTTGACTAAAGAAACTATTTTTCCTAAAATTAGTgactatttatttcaatatagtGATAAGTGA